The Candidatus Manganitrophus noduliformans genome includes a window with the following:
- a CDS encoding FmdB family zinc ribbon protein, which produces MPMYDYQCSDCGSFTGYAPVSRAAEPLPCPGCSGPGRRIISAPNLSRMNGDVRKAMHRNERAAHEPGMARRSGAVGVSSDPERKGTPALQAQTKVNARPWMLGH; this is translated from the coding sequence ATGCCGATGTATGACTATCAGTGTAGCGATTGTGGAAGTTTCACGGGATACGCGCCGGTCAGTCGGGCCGCCGAGCCTCTTCCCTGCCCGGGATGCAGCGGTCCGGGCCGGCGGATCATCTCAGCGCCGAATCTGTCGCGGATGAATGGCGATGTCAGGAAAGCGATGCATCGCAATGAGCGGGCCGCCCATGAGCCGGGGATGGCGCGGCGAAGTGGCGCTGTCGGCGTCTCTTCCGATCCTGAACGTAAGGGGACGCCGGCGTTACAGGCTCAAACCAAGGTCAATGCACGGCCATGGATGTTGGGGCATTAA